The genomic window TGGTAAGTGATAGGGTGTGGCATCTCTCTCAGCACCACATCCAGTAATGAGATGTTTGCACATAGCCATTCttctattttcaactttctgCCATCGTTTTAGCTTTATTACTAACTATTCTCCCAGATACACGTGCTTTTGAAATAAGGAAGATATGGTTCTGTTCCAAAAGTTGCCCAACGTTAATGCTGTGATTTAACAAACCGTCCAGCAGAGGTCCCTGAACTTCAGGGTTTGTAATGAGCACTTCAAATAATAGAATGAAACCTGCTTGTTTGCCTGATAGAAATCTACTCCTGTTGAACTTGTTTTCCCCTGGTTGGGTTTTAGAACGATTGTATTTCACATATAGCAGTATAAACCCTGCTTATTCGCACCTTAAGGTACAAaagaaattttcagatttttgtttcCCCTAGCTAGACAAAAGCCTAGTTACCACTGATTTTTGCACCATGGAAAGATATAAATAGGGGTGgggcttgtggcacagtgggttaagccaccccttgggacacccacatcttatATTagtgtaccagttcaagtcctggctactctgctaccagttcagctccatgataatgcatctaggaaggcagctgatgatggcccaagtacctgggtccctgccacccacatgggaaatccagatagTTTTCCAGGCTGTTGTaagcattcagagagtgaaccaatgggtagaagatagCTCTCTttgtttgtctccctctctgtcactctgcctttcaagtaaatagataaagtcttttttaaagaagagataaatagatgtgaaaatacagaaaagtaactCCCACCAGCCTTGTAAAGGTGTTGCAGTAGCTggtgttctttttatttgtttgacttGCTTTATAAAGAATGTTAGTTTTTGATCTACAAGGAAATACTTTTCTTTATGCAAAAGTAGAAAATGAGTTCAATGAATCCCAATTCCTGTATTTTGTGTTTCCAGCAATGAGATCTACATCGCTCCTTCAGGAGTGCAAAAGGAACGAATCCAGGTATGGCAAAGGGAGCCTTCCTAAACCCaatgcctcttcttttttttgtttttcttgtttttttgttttttggttattGTTTTGTGAAAtggaattacttttaaaataaaatgatgttttaaagggTGATTATGTTGTGATAATTCAAATAACTTATCAGCAAGCATTTCTTGAGCAGCGATTAAATGGTCTTTTAAAGTGGTGCATATCCTCCATGCCACGAGTGCGGGTTTTGGAATCTCACTCAGCCTGTAGGGGGCGAAAGAGGGTAGCACAATCTCACGTGGACAGGGATCCTTACATCGCAGGTAGAAGACCTATCAGGCTAGTGAGAGAATCATTTCAGTGGTCTCAGACCAAATGAATGCAATTTCCATATCAGCAAAGCTATTCCAATTTGAAGTGATGAAACTTTACTTCAAAATTTTGGGAAATCCCATTTTGTATTAATACTGGGATATTAGTCAAAACTTAATTAAAATGAGCACATATGTAGTTCCTAAATTTATAGCAAGAAAAAATCTGCTTCATTGatcaaatgtttatattttaatttgtaataagCCCTGGCAAATGGAAACTGtaagtcagagatacacacataTTACTGTAATTCCTTAAACGTGAAAGATAATATGCCTTATTGAGATAAAcctttcagagtgccagttaagAAGATAAGAAAATTTTACTCTAAAGTCTTGCTCTAATTTTATGAAAGGTACTTCAGATAGTTGCAAAATTGCAGGACAGAGTTGAGAAGCTAAACTAGTGAAACGATGGCAACATCACtgcatatttattaattttccatGTCAATGGAAATAACCATTCTAAAGGAATATGGTTTTTTAAGCCATGAATGCTTTTGTTAGTAgagaagattttttatttctaaaacttttGAGAGAAAAACTATAATTATGTAACTATTTAAAATGTgagatacatatatacaaatattagcactcaagttctttaaaaagttcatggaaaatgtgtaatataaaaaaaagctgtgcatgatttcaaagttttttgcaccaaaaataaatgtatcctttaattctatttttccatgaaattttttaagtgtgtgtgtgtgtgtgtgctttagaAAAGGGGTATTTCTGAGTGATACTGTATAAACCTtctttttccctccccctccccctcatgAATAGCCTGAAGACATGTTTGTTTGTGACCTAAATGAACAGGACATCAGTGGCCCTCCACCATCTAAGAAACTAAAGAAAAGCCAGTGTACACCTCTTTTCATGAACGCTTACACAATGAGAGGTATGCAGAAAACACCTTCAACAGAAGGAATGTTTGCAGAGTAGGCCCCCTCAATAACAGTAATTACAACTTAAATTAATAGCTCTTGAATACTTGCCCTGTAGAACTTGAAATGTGTTAACTCATTCAGTTCTCACATCAGCCTGTGAGGAAgtccatttttattccattttatttgctaCTGACTGCCAATTTACTCCATGCCACAGAAGATCAGCCCATGAccatatgtgaatatatatatttaacgtATACatctatgtgtatatgtattgtTGCTTAAGGTTCAGCTTTGTCTCTGTTGAGCACATgaccttttcttcctccttcaggGGCAGGTGCGGTGATTCATACCCACTCTAAAGCTGCTGTCATGGCCACCCTTCTCTTTCCAGGACGGGAATTTAAAATTACACATCAAGAGATgataaaaggaataaagaaatgcACCTCAGGAGGGTATTATaggtattgtgtgtgtgtcttaaataatttgaggggtgggcatttagcctagtagttgaCACTAGTTAGGTCGCCCATGTCTTAGGtctgagtacctgagtttgatgactggctccagctcctcactctagcttcctgcttttgtgggtcctgagaggcagcagatgagggctcaaataattggatctCTGCTACCCATCTAGGagttctggattgagttcctggctcccagcttcaggcagcccagcccagcccggcccaacTATTATATGCATTAAggattcagggagtgaaccaacagatgggtgtttccctctctctctctctctctctctctctctctgtgtgtgtgtgtgtgtgtatttctgcctctcaaataaatggttTGAAAAGCATTTTCCCTTCGTTTTCACAAATAGGATTCCCATCTTTTTAAGCATATATAATGAAATGTAGGGTGTGTTAAGTAGTATCCCACTTAATGTTATACTTCCAGATCTATTTTTAGTCACACATGCCAgattcttccttcctcccccacctctgccccagccATGGCAACTTCTTAACGACACGAATAATGTGTTGTTTATTAAAGTAAAACAGAAACAACTGAGCTATTTCTGTACAGACAGGGAGATTATACCCCTATACAGAGGCACCCAAGGAGCAAGGTATCCCACCCTCCACAGCGTCCTAGGAGGTTTGGGCCATGAGGAAAGTTGGTACttcattttgatttaatttaGTGTTTGTGGAATATTTCCATATTGGTAAATGTTTTCTAATCATTTTAATTAAGCAGATTTCTGTGCTTTTAGAATTTGGGGGTTGGAAGGTGGCATGGATAGTAAATGTTGAACAGTGACCTTCTAGATAAGTTTAAAGCTACCAGCCCACAAAAAAGTAGGAGTCATTCACAAATCTAGAATATAATGGCATGAAAAAACATGTTGCTTGTGCTCAGGTACAAGCTAAGCCCTGCCTTGGACTTCTATTAGCGTTCTTCTCTGAGAGCCTTCACCCTTCTTAATTTCCTAAAGGACCTGATTCTGCCTTGCCTTGTTTAGGAGAAAACAGTGCCAGTTTTACTAAAGTGTTCTTAACAGCAATATCAAGTTCTTACTGCCTGTAGCAAAATGTACATGTTTAAACTAGTGTGCTGAGAAATAATTTGATTTGACTTCAGTTAATATTTATTGTGTGCCTAAAGCATTCCTCAACACTgtgaaacaacaaaaattaaatatttaaatgataaaacaTGTACACACTGAGCAAAGTACAGCCCACATTGCCTTTTCCAGATCCAGGTCTTGAAGGACAGACATTATGAGTGGTATCAGTTTCATAAGCATCTGATTGCCTTGGTGAAGAAGTAAAAATCAGGTGGAAGAATGTTTTAagtccatcttttaaaaaattaattaattaaaggacTCCTTTAAAATACTCAGTTCTTAGCAGGGAAGGTAAGCGTGTATAAATGTAGCTGTCCTCCCTTTGGGGAGAACACGCTTGTTCCAGGGTAAAAGACCAACGTTTGATGGTCAAGGGACTGCCTTGACTCTGTTTCTCATGTGACTTGTTCAGGATCAGTGTTCTGTCTGTAAAATGGCAGGATTGACTTCAGTTGAATTTTCACGTCTTATTTGCTGTGAAATTATTGAGTACCTGGAAATATTTCAGTATATAATAGAGAAAAAATGATAAGTTTGAGGTTCCCCTGTCCAGTATTAAGAAATATGGGAGGCTAGCGATCTATTTCTTCCATATTTAAGGATAATTTATAATTACATATGTTTTCCTTGGGTTGAAATACTGGGCAAGTCCACACTGTTTAATGATAGTAGTTGCCGTGTTATTTATTGCATGACAACTACTTATTCTACACGTGCTGTGAAGTAATAAGTTCTGATGCTTGTTCACGTACAGCTTGTTATTGTTGTTAGGTTTAAGCACTATAGAGATAGtgaaaaagtaaatattatatttaataaggCCAGAGAAattcatataaaaaagaaaactctgagTTTTTATTGGTTATAAATGACCTTCATGGAAATGAAAGAAGTGCTAATGCTACAGATTTGAGAATATATTATATTACTTCTACTAGTTATCTCTAGAAAGTTCTTGCTGTCCTAGTGCCACACACCACACCTGTAGTATTGATTTGCCTATCTGAGACACCTTGAGGTCCTGCAGAGATGAAATACAATAACTTTGAATTGTTGGGAAATTCCTACTTAATCAGTTGTTCAATTTTTAATCCTTTCTATGCTTCTGATTCTGAGATTTATCATCTCTCCTGCTTAAAAAATAGTTTGATTATCTCTGCTTCAAGGAGATACTTGTATGATCTTGACAGTTTCTTTGTTAAGTTTTGGTACACTGTACAGATTTCTCCTTATACTTGAGATTAGAACAATGCCTGTCAACTTCTCAAGGTCTCTTTGATAGAAATGTTTATGCAAGATGAAAGGAGTAACATGCAACATCTTGTTTATAATTTGGAATGGCTCTCTAGATGCAGTGTCTGACTAGGTACCTGAAACAGTTACAAACTGTATACATGAGAATacctttatttgttttaaagagaaaaaatgacttgTTTTGTCCTACAGATATGATGATATGTTAGTGGTACCCATTATTGAAAATACACCTGAGGAGAAAGACCTTAAAGAACGAATGGCTCAAGCAATGAATGAATACCCAGACTCCTGTGCAGTGCTGGTCCGACGCCATGGAGTGTATGTGTGGGGAGAAACGTGGGAGAAGGCTAAAACCATGTAAGTGTCAATCAGAATGCTTGGGACAAGTCACTACACTCTCAGTGTGAAGGgaatgaaatacattttatgctttttaaatgaagcatcatttttgtgtgtatgtaattGGTTCaaatggttattattattatttttagatgcTTGATTTTTATTGTGTATTCACTCAGTACAAAGTGTTTATTGGATGAGCTATTCTTCGGCAAGACTTGGTGTGttttaatacaaagagaaaggagacatGGATACC from Oryctolagus cuniculus chromosome 1, mOryCun1.1, whole genome shotgun sequence includes these protein-coding regions:
- the APIP gene encoding methylthioribulose-1-phosphate dehydratase isoform X1, whose product is MSGRLAPEGDCCSRRCGAQDKEHPRYLIPELCKQFYHLGWVTGTGGGISLKHGNEIYIAPSGVQKERIQPEDMFVCDLNEQDISGPPPSKKLKKSQCTPLFMNAYTMRGAGAVIHTHSKAAVMATLLFPGREFKITHQEMIKGIKKCTSGGYYRYDDMLVVPIIENTPEEKDLKERMAQAMNEYPDSCAVLVRRHGVYVWGETWEKAKTMCECYDYLFDIAVSMKKVGLDPTQLPAGENGIV
- the APIP gene encoding methylthioribulose-1-phosphate dehydratase isoform X2, which translates into the protein MSGRLAPEGDCCSRRCGAQDKEHPRYLIPELCKQFYHLGWVTGTGGGISLKHGNEIYIAPSGVQKERIQPEDMFVCDLNEQDISGPPPSKKLKKSQCTPLFMNAYTMRGREFKITHQEMIKGIKKCTSGGYYRYDDMLVVPIIENTPEEKDLKERMAQAMNEYPDSCAVLVRRHGVYVWGETWEKAKTMCECYDYLFDIAVSMKKVGLDPTQLPAGENGIV